From one Bradysia coprophila strain Holo2 unplaced genomic scaffold, BU_Bcop_v1 contig_248, whole genome shotgun sequence genomic stretch:
- the LOC119078216 gene encoding zygotic gap protein knirps-like, with amino-acid sequence MNQTCKVCGEPAAGFHFGAFTCEGCKSFFGRTYNNLSSISECKNNGECIINKKNRTACKACRLRKCLLVGMSKSGSRYGRRSNWFKIHCLLQEQQQKNSNGMPTSPSMMPNTFMPSHFLTNFCNNTKQDQRSVRSPSDSGASSADPDESNKDGSMEGFSVESKTEISSVASPPNFEHFLAPYLSSPLTNGRVSAFRHVPISSIIYPETSAEAKEQDQPIDLSFKSKKRRRTPSPIAASFDIKPAPLDLTLVRSKPLSG; translated from the coding sequence TCATTCTTCGGAAGGACGTACAACAACCTATCATCGATATCCGAATGCAAAAACAATGGCGAATGCATCATCAACAAAAAGAATCGGACGGCATGCAAAGCGTGCCGACTTCGTAAGTGCCTGTTAGTCGGTATGTCGAAGAGTGGATCCCGATACGGTCGTCGCTCGAACTGGTTCAAAATCCACTGTCTACTCCAGGagcaacaacaaaagaattccAACGGAATGCCGACTAGTCCATCAATGATGCCAAACACATTCATGCCATCACATTTCCTCACAAATTTCTGTAACAACACAAAGCAGGATCAACGTTCCGTACGATCGCCGAGTGATTCCGGCGCATCATCAGCCGATCCGGACGAAAGCAACAAAGACGGATCGATGGAAGGTTTCAGCGTTGAGTCAAAAACGGAAATTTCGTCCGTAGCAAGTCCACCGAATTTCGAACACTTTCTCGCTCCATATCTGTCGTCACCGTTGACAAATGGCAGAGTTTCGGCTTTCCGGCACGTTCCTATTTCATCGATCATCTATCCCGAAACATCGGCGGAAGCGAAAGAACAAGATCAACCCATTGACCTTTCGTTTAAGTCGAAAAAGCGGCGAAGAACACCGTCACCGATTGCAGCTTCGTTCGATATTAAGCCAGCTCCATTGGACCTGACTCTAGTGCGATCGAAACCATTATCCGGGTAA